The Argentina anserina chromosome 5, drPotAnse1.1, whole genome shotgun sequence genome includes the window GGAAAAACAAGCAGGAAAAGGCATGCTGTAAGATCCCATTCCTTTTCAGCTATTGAAGGAAGACTTCGTACAGACATTGATGAACTGCTGGAGGCGAACCTAGAATTCTGGTTGAGGTTTAGTACCTCAGTTCATCAGATACAAAAGTTCCAGACTTCGATACAGGATTTACAGTCAGAGTTGAATAAAATGAAGCAGCATGCTCTACATTCAGATGGCAAGCCAATATATAGACACCTGAGAGAGATAGAAACTGAATTATCATTATGGATGGAACACAATGCAGTGCTGAAGGAGGACTTGCATAGCAGGTACTCATCTTTAAGCCACATTCAAGATGAGATATCGAGACTTTCCAATTTAAGTTCCGAAGGGGAGCTTATAAGCAAATACCAGGCAGCAAAGTTTCAAGGCGAGATTCTCAACATGAAGCAGGAGAATCAAAAGGTTGCAGAAGAACTGAAAGCAGGTCTTAACCGTGTCAAAGGACTCAAAGTTGAGGTCGAGAAGACACTAGCAAAACTTGATGAGGAACTTGGCATGTCAGCATCAAGTGGTACACCAAAACGATCTACAAGTAAGGCTCGAATTCCCTTGCGGTCTTTCTTGTTTGGTGTCAAGGTAAGAAGAAGGCCATCACTCTTCTCAGGCCAGCAATCAATCTTCTCGTGTGCTGGCCCGTCATTACAGAAACAATCCAGCGATGTGTCAGAAACTGCAgaaccaccaccacaaccacAACCACAATCTCCACCAGAAGCAATGTAGATGATCAGCTTATTATTCTgtttatgattttagtttgaaTCTCCTTAAAGTATTTTCAGACAAGAAAGCTAGTAATGCTGTTGTATTCCTTTCCATTTTATCATATGTTACTCATATAGGATTTTCATGAAGTATCACGTTTAGGCTCTACATACAACTTATAAATTAGAGATTAGGCCAAATTACAAAGAGGAATAGTAGAATAGACTGAATGCTTCTTGTATATTGAATGAAAAATTCTTACACTGAAATGTTCTATAAATAAGCTAACAAGAGTACAGTTAACCTATATTTGTACCTTAATAACGACATATTAAATTACGTTTTCAACACTTCATATAAATATCGATTAATTTATCATAATGTGTCGGTAATTTAAGATTAAAAATCTCGGGTCTTACACTAGTTCCTACTAGGCATTAATCAACTAAGTAAACATATCAATACGATATCGATCCGGCCTTCAATCCCTCCTAAGGATTGGTACTCgccaccttttttttttggacataCTCGCCACTTCAATTCCGGGATAATCAACGGTATCAGCTTAATATACATGCATTACccttaatttataaatttgtgaacaaaatttacaattcatcTAAACTAACTTTACAAAATTACAACGGTTCTATATGATTACAAATAATTAAACCATACCACGTCGATAACCCTCatcaattttaaaaatttgTTGTACACTACTCTTAGAATTAACATTACCAAAATAATATAATCACTCTATTTACCACATTTGTCgtcaaatatgtaaatgagTGTCATATACATTAATACATATTATAGAATATTATTCCTTCATTTCCATGATTCTGATCGATTATGTCTAGAGTAGTGATTCCCAGAATGAGCCTAGAGCAGATGATCATCAAGGAAGTTCAAGTTGCTCTGATCGAGTACATTGCTGTGTGGAAGAGAGCTGGTGGTGAAGTTGCGATGATCGAGTGATTGCTGATACGAGAAGCCCTGTCCGTAGTGATCGGGTTTCGCCATTTCCTGGAGCTGTGGTTCAAGAAACGCCTTCTGGCATTGCATGTTGACAACCTCAGCTTGTGCCTTGGCCAACTGAACTTGAAGGTCACTCACTTGGTTTTGGAGATGGCAGATTGCCCCCGCACAACCATAAACAGGGTCTCTGATTCTTGCACTGGCCTCATAAACCATGCTGGTCACTGCATCAGACCTTTGGAACTCTGGAAGgtcctgaaaagaaaagaaaaataatgaatgATCTGGCCAATTATTTGTACGACGAAATTGGTCTTGATAAAGGAAAATGCTCTAGAACCCAGCCAACCCTTAATTTTTACAACTTTTTCTTGATGAAATAGGATGAAGAAGGCTAACTTGATCAGATCAAAACATATGAATGCAAACCCAGAAAATGGACGAAAAAGGCTAACTCAATTGATCAGATCGACCAATCCAAATCTACAAGTTTGAATTGTTAATTGTACGTGAGAGTCTTCTCAATCTTTGCAGTTTTCCTTCTTGCACATTTAGTGTTGATTTTCCCTGATAAAGTAGAAAGATCGAATGATTAAAACGGAAATTAATCCATACCACTTTTGATATGTGCCTGCATGCATGACTAGCTACAAGTGTCTCAACTGTGTGAGCAACCCCTAACAAAATATCAAAAGTTAAAAGCCTCACCCACATctaaatatcatatcaaagtACAACCCCACGATCGAGTGGATCGACCCAATTTTTGGTCTAGATTAGTAAAGGCTTGACGGGTAGATATACCTGCAGGAACTTGATGATGTTGCTAgcaccaaagactcgatgaGCGATGGTGAACTTGAGTGGCTCAGAGGGAGGAAAGTAAGGAGCCAACACACAGTTTTCTGCACATCTTCTCCTCAGGCTTTTGCAAGCAGCACAAGGACTAACCACATGATTCTTGGGTTGTTTGGTTTGATCAGTTTGAGCTTGAGTAAGAGTTTGAGTTGGATTAGTTGGAGGAAAAGAAGATTGTGAAGAAGGAGAGTGATGAGAAAAAGGGACTGATGGTGCACAAGTAGTTGTGTAACTGCTAGTGTCAGTACTGTAGTACTCCATCTATGCTAGCTTTGAAGCTTTGAGCTTCGTAGCTGCTTGTGAAAATATTCGAGGGAAAAGATAAGAGAGAGATGAGGTGATGTGGGGTTTGGTTGCAGAACAAATTGCAGAGTATAAATAGGGAATTAGCTCTAGGTTGCCCGTcttttaattattgaattaaTTATACTTAATTAGGCTGCTTTAAGAGTGTAACTCTATCCATTGCTAAAGATGCTCTTAATATTAGGTCTTATGTGACATTACCTTTTCACCTTTGGATCATCTGGACTCTGGAGGAAAAAAATTCAGAGAGTTTGAAAGGTCTGTGAAAACCCAAAATCAATTTTGGAGTTTGAGTTACTTTCACTTCTTtctttggtatattttgaatgtACCCATCCAGTAATCTTCTTTAGAACTGTGAGTGTTTGGTTAAGGGATAATAATTTTGCTTGCTTCTTTAACTGAGTAGCTGGGTTTAATCAAAGgttaatcaaatcaaatggTTATAATCAATGTAAAATATCATGAACTAGTTCAAAATCAGAATGATCGAGAACCAGGTCAACAAAAATGGGAAAAATAATAGTAGACGTTTTCtgtacttttttgttttgtttgaagaGGCTTTTTGTACGGCCATGTCTTTTTTAGAGGCAAGACAAGTACCTCTCCGGCTCTCCCTTATGCTGACGGCCTCGGTTTTCTCATGAAACttttgtacttttttttaaaggggTCGGGTGAATATTCCCAAcactaaattatttaattaaacgGAACATTAaataaagagtttttttcaccaacagtccctcaattctggtgtacctaccaatgtgatacctcaactcttaatcgtaccaatgtgatacccagactctagtattgctatcattgaagtacttccgttagtttttttaaactttttcgttatcttggtgacgtggcaggtacgtgaggcccacaaagagggttaaaagacaaaattaacctcatctgagagaagcaatgtttttcccgccctttaccttgagaaagacacccaataattccaattttggcgtcaattttctctctctactccttaatttgtgtctcttatctaaactaaagaactaccgccaaccagtcgaccacaatctgataaaacctagatcaatctcattttctatttttaccctagcacttgttaaactaacagaataaatatataaatttatatggaacatcttatttccacaatctcataagaatataaaaacacataacttaacgaaattcaaatacatgtttaagtaccattagttgccaccttttatgttgatctgccatgatttttgcttgtaagaactaatggtatatgtagttgaatttcgttaagttatgtgtttctatattcttatgagattgtggaaatgagatgttccatataaatttatatatttattctgttagtttaacaagtgctagggtaaaaatagaaaatgagattgatctaggttttatcagattgtagtcgactggttggcggtagttctttagtttagatattagacacaaattaaggagtagggagtgaaaattggcgccaaaattggaattgttgggtgtctttctcaaggtaaagggcgggaaaaacattgctcctctcagatgaggttaattttgtcttttaaccctctttgtgggcctcacgtacctgccatgtcaccaagataacggaaaaatttaaaaaaactgacggaagtacttcaatgatagcaatactagagtctgggtatcacattggtacgattaagagttgaggtatcacattggtaggtacaccagagttgagggactgttggtgaaaaaaactcttaaataaaTGACTCGGAGGGGTTATAAGGCCAGAAACTTGTGTACTTAATAACGTGAGGACAAGAGGGGGGAGAGAATAgagtgaaaaagaaaaggaagtaATGTTTCtaagttctaatttttaattttccaaGAAGgataaaatagaagaaaataaaagtcgataaataccataatctcaaattctcaatgaTGTTAAAATGAACTTAAAAGAGCGTCGTCATGTCTCTAGGGTTTTGACTTAGCTAGGCTAGGATTTGGAATAGCAGGTAGAGATTGTTAGTAATGGTGGATATTGTAGTAGATAGGTATCCCTAGTTGAGACCAGGTTTTCAAATCTTGATTTGAAGAGGTGGAGTGGTTGGTTTCTCTAGTTTGGACTGCGGTCGTCGATCTTGGGAGAAGTCGATCAGTTGTCACGTTTAATTCCGAGGTTGACAACGAAGGAAGAGGCGATCTTGGTGCTTATATTAAAGAGGTCGACGAGGTGTGTGGCTGGTAGCAGAATGTGGCGGCGGTGCTGAATCTCGATTTGTTGGATTTCATAGACATGAAAAGGCTATGATGTTGGAAAGATTGTACAGTTGATTTGACTGTTGCATAAGTGGTAATGGGTTGAAAGAAGACTAGGTTCTCGATTTTCTCTGATCTAGGTTAGACTTGGATTTTTAGGCCTGGACTCGATTATGAATCATAGATcagagattattttgttaggTACTTATTTGTAGGAAATTCTGATATTATTTCTAGTCTTTATAATCAGGGATTTAAGCATCATGTTCCTCCTTGTATTCGACAGTTTCATTAATAAAGGATTAAGAGCAGCCGCACCAgcctttttttaaaaaaaaaaaacactgtcTCTCTAAAAAGACCTAGGATCTCTCTTTTGGGGGGATTTCAATTGATAGGAGAATTGTGCAAGCAAATCCATTGTTGAGAGATGACAGATTGACATATATCGATGCAGTGAGGCTGGCGTTAGCTCTGACATTGGCAGGTGGTAAAAAGGTCGTCGACTTGAGACCCGTACAAGGAAAGAGCCTCTAGTAGGTGGAGGTTTTCATGGCTCATAAGTTGATGACTACAAGAGGGTAGAATGTAGAGCTTTCATGGGGATATTCAAGTCAACCTGGGATTAGAATAGAGAATTTCGAGTCGAACAACCATAAAGAAATAGACTTTTATTCACTTTTTTGTCTTGGCAAAGATACTGCACAACATTGATAAGCAGGAGTTTGGCTAGTAAACAGAGGCATGCATAGCACGAATCAACAAGGGTGATACAAACTATAAAGTCTACCTCTCCCAAATGTAGTTATTGAAGTGCAGGGAAGCGCAAAGCAGTGGAGTGGCCTGCAAGACAGGCAGGGCTACACGCAGAGCTGCAACCCCTGTAATGTGGTTGTCATTTGTTCTCTGCAGTGTTGTTTCCAGTTAATTGGTTGGTGGTCATTTCTGGTTTTGGTGTCGTTTGGTGTTCTTCTACTGCATTAAATGCAAGATCAATTCTGCAGATTTTCTCTCCACAATTTCAGCTTGTTTGTCACTCAAACAATCTCTTATCCCTTAATTCTTGGTTCCTTTAATTTGTTTAGATCTAGTTATAGTCTTTTACTATACACAGTAGGTTATAGTTGTTAGTTTTGCTAATTTTCCTTTGTTATTTAGTCTTCCCTTTTTTTGTAATCTTTTCAACCGAAAAATACAATTGGAAAATTCTCCAAAATCAACTCCTTCATTCTCAGTTCATATttcaacatggtatcagagcaggcTTCCGATTAGGACTTGCTTCTGAACTCTGTTCCCATCCTTTTTCATTGTTTCATTCTCTTGTTCTTTCACTTTCTTGTTGTTTCACTCTAGTACATCATGACCGGAAGTGACAATATGAAAGAGTCTGCTTTAGGTTATGCATCATTTGCAACTGAAGTAAATGATTCCAACACCAACCTTCGACTTACTGCAACTCTTCTTAATGAGTTCAACTACCTATCTTGGTCGAGAGAGATCAGGCGTGCTCTTGGAGGAAAAATGTTGCTTAGCTCCATTAATGGCACAACAAACATTGCCTCCACCTCAGCTTCTGAGTATGATGCATGGTTTGCTCAAGATCAACTATTGATGGCTTGGATATTAAATTCCATGGAACCAAAGATGTGTGAGATCTTTGGTTATGCTAAGTTTATACTCCAACTTTGGAAAGAAGTCAAGGATCTATATGGTGACTTGAACAATGCTACTTGTATATTTGGTAGAACTGGAATAGGTCATGAGAAAAAAACCTGTTAGATTTTGCATCCTGAATTGAAGCCAAAATTCAACAATGAGTTCAAGAGTCAGATGGGAAAGATGAAGGTGAATCAAACTGCTAGGGCCAATGTGGCTGAGGGAAATAGTGGAAAGGCTATGATGAATTTCACTGCTATCCCATTACTCTCATAAATGAGTTTGCAGCCTTCTACAACAAAAGGTGGAGCTAACAATGAAGATGCTACTGTAATGCGAGGCAAATTTATAGGATATTTAGCAGATAGAAACTTGGCTTCTAGGGATGAGATTCCAGGTATCATTTGTGCCATATCTACTGCTTTTGATCTCAGTAAAAATCCTGATTTTTGGATAGTCGATCCAGGAGCTTCTGATCATATGACATATGATGCATCATGCCTAAATAACTTTAGTTCTTTTGAAAAACCTTCCTTTATGTCAGTTGCTAATGGGAAAAGAGTGCTTATCTTAGGAAAAGGAAACATGAATTTATTCTCTAATCATAAACAGTCTCGTGTCATGTACATATGTGCCATCTTTTCCCTTCAATCTCCTATATGTTGGGAAATTAACTCATTTGTTAGATTGTTTGGTCTTATTCTCGACATCCAATGTCATATTTCATGATCAAGTGACAATGAGGAAGATTGGTAAGGGATTTTACCTAAATGGACTGTATTATATCAGTTGTGGCACATGTGTCTAGCTCATCTTTCAATTCATGTTTTTGTCCCATTTATTTCGAAATTTATGTAAATCAATTTCAGATTGTGAAACTTGTCACAAATCTAAGTCTACTAGATTAGCATTTCCAAACTCATACTTTAAAGTCTCTCGAGAATTTTAGCTTATTCATTCAGATGTATGGGGACCAGCAAAAATGAAATCTTTTGATGGTTATAGATATTATGTCACTTTTGTCTATCTTTTGAAACATAAGAATGAGGTCGAGAAAAGCTTTGAGGATTTTCATAATCTGGTTAAAAATCATTTCTCTTCAAGCATATGCATGTTGAGATCAGACAATGGCACATAATACACTTCAAATATTATGCATAATTATCTTAGTGAGCACGGTATTTTTCATCAAACCAATTTGTTAATACACTCAGCAAAATGGTGTCTCTAAgaggaaaaatatatatctcttGGAAAAAACTCGAGCTATAATGATTCAAGCCAATGTTCACAAGAGATTTTAGTCAAATGTCATTCA containing:
- the LOC126796410 gene encoding LOB domain-containing protein 1-like, whose translation is MEYYSTDTSSYTTTCAPSVPFSHHSPSSQSSFPPTNPTQTLTQAQTDQTKQPKNHVVSPCAACKSLRRRCAENCVLAPYFPPSEPLKFTIAHRVFGASNIIKFLQDLPEFQRSDAVTSMVYEASARIRDPVYGCAGAICHLQNQVSDLQVQLAKAQAEVVNMQCQKAFLEPQLQEMAKPDHYGQGFSYQQSLDHRNFTTSSLPHSNVLDQSNLNFLDDHLL